One stretch of Variovorax sp. 54 DNA includes these proteins:
- a CDS encoding AAA family ATPase, which translates to MKIAIVSPNPNHLQDMRKVLEPRGHAVSLFEGGKSRMQAVVEKVAPDLLLVDGMCCDPQELSLVEALTLRHPAVAVVLLCAMQTPEFLIHAMRAGVREVLPSPADTAALEAAVGRIALKMSGSQARSPGRVVAFMPCKGGSGATFLATNIAYQLSRERSVLLIDLNLQFGDALSYVSDLRPTSTMADVARDIGRLDASLLAASVVRVSPSFSILPAPEDLARAMDVKAEHIDAILQVALGQYDFVIFDLGPRIDTLTLRVLDRAEHIFPVLQTSLPHIRNVTRLMQVFKSLGYAPGKVELLVNRSTGGGEIGLSDMRRSLPGATFTAVPDGGKDVDASINRGVPLAEMSRGSALAKRLDEIAHTLSPRPEAAHGFMGRLFRRA; encoded by the coding sequence ATGAAGATCGCCATCGTTTCCCCCAATCCGAACCACCTGCAGGACATGCGCAAGGTGCTGGAGCCGCGCGGCCATGCCGTGTCGCTCTTCGAAGGCGGCAAGAGCCGCATGCAGGCGGTCGTAGAAAAGGTCGCGCCCGACCTGCTGCTGGTCGACGGCATGTGCTGCGATCCGCAGGAACTCTCGCTGGTGGAGGCGCTGACCTTGCGGCATCCGGCGGTGGCGGTGGTGCTGCTGTGCGCGATGCAGACGCCCGAGTTCCTGATCCACGCGATGCGCGCGGGCGTGCGCGAGGTGCTGCCGTCGCCCGCCGACACCGCCGCGCTCGAGGCCGCCGTCGGCCGCATCGCGCTCAAGATGTCCGGTTCGCAGGCGCGCAGTCCCGGGCGGGTGGTGGCGTTCATGCCCTGCAAGGGCGGCAGCGGTGCGACCTTTCTTGCGACCAACATCGCCTACCAGCTGTCGCGCGAGCGCTCGGTGCTGCTGATCGACCTGAACCTGCAGTTCGGCGACGCGCTGTCGTATGTGAGCGACCTGCGCCCGACCTCGACGATGGCCGACGTGGCGCGCGACATCGGGCGCCTCGATGCCTCGCTGCTGGCGGCGAGCGTGGTGCGCGTGTCGCCGAGCTTCAGCATCCTGCCCGCGCCCGAGGACCTAGCGCGCGCGATGGACGTCAAGGCCGAGCACATCGATGCCATCCTGCAGGTGGCACTCGGGCAGTACGACTTCGTGATCTTCGACCTCGGCCCGCGCATCGACACGCTCACGCTGCGCGTGCTCGATCGCGCGGAGCACATCTTTCCCGTGCTGCAGACCAGCCTGCCGCACATCCGCAACGTGACGCGCCTGATGCAGGTGTTCAAGTCGCTCGGCTACGCCCCCGGCAAGGTCGAACTGCTGGTGAACCGCAGCACCGGCGGCGGCGAGATCGGGCTGTCGGACATGCGCCGGTCGCTGCCCGGCGCAACGTTCACGGCGGTGCCGGACGGCGGCAAGGACGTGGACGCGTCCATCAACCGCGGCGTGCCGCTGGCGGAGATGTCGCGCGGCAGCGCGCTCGCCAAGCGCCTCGACGAGATCGCCCACACGCTCAGTCCGCGCCCGGAAGCGGCGCACGGCTTCATGGGGCGGCTGTTCCGCCGTGCATGA
- a CDS encoding TadE/TadG family type IV pilus assembly protein, which produces MRHHVNGATTVEFALGLLIFLMLVLGIVDFSRMLFMWNAAQEATRAGARYAVVCDDTAYQAQVLARMQVLLPQINTVSVTWAPSGCTAATCQGVTVSITGLNYQWISPIVGAAAPLIPMPGFSTYLPREVMRRDPNSAAICS; this is translated from the coding sequence ATGAGACACCACGTCAACGGCGCGACCACCGTCGAATTCGCCCTGGGCCTGCTCATCTTCCTGATGCTCGTTCTGGGCATCGTCGATTTCTCGCGCATGCTGTTCATGTGGAATGCGGCCCAGGAGGCCACGCGCGCGGGAGCCCGGTATGCGGTGGTGTGCGACGACACCGCCTACCAGGCCCAGGTGCTCGCCCGGATGCAGGTGCTGCTGCCGCAGATCAACACGGTGTCGGTGACGTGGGCGCCTTCGGGCTGCACGGCTGCCACGTGCCAGGGTGTCACCGTCAGCATCACCGGCCTGAACTACCAGTGGATTTCTCCCATCGTCGGCGCCGCGGCGCCGCTGATCCCCATGCCCGGGTTCTCCACGTACCTGCCGCGCGAGGTCATGCGCAGGGATCCGAACAGCGCGGCCATCTGTTCCTAG
- a CDS encoding TadE/TadG family type IV pilus assembly protein, whose translation MKKSRRTQHGTALIELALITPLLLLLTFITTEFGRAVYEYNTVVKSTRDAVRYLSVQTPNTHVAEARNLIVYGNTAGTGTPLARGLSLSNVPAGSCCTWQAAGANPIITTVTVRVSSYAFHSLFPSVMGVAFAGANGNIVFSDITATMRAPS comes from the coding sequence ATGAAAAAGTCCCGTCGCACCCAGCATGGCACCGCACTGATCGAGCTGGCGCTCATCACGCCGCTGCTGCTGCTGCTGACCTTCATCACCACCGAGTTCGGCCGTGCGGTGTACGAGTACAACACGGTCGTCAAATCAACCCGCGACGCGGTGCGCTACCTGTCGGTGCAGACACCCAACACGCACGTCGCCGAGGCGCGCAACCTGATCGTGTACGGCAACACCGCCGGCACCGGAACACCGCTGGCACGCGGGCTGAGCCTTTCGAACGTGCCCGCCGGCAGCTGCTGCACCTGGCAGGCGGCAGGGGCCAACCCGATCATCACCACGGTCACGGTGCGCGTCAGCAGCTACGCCTTTCATTCGCTGTTCCCTTCGGTGATGGGTGTCGCTTTCGCCGGTGCGAACGGCAACATCGTCTTCAGCGACATCACCGCCACCATGAGGGCTCCGTCATGA
- a CDS encoding pilus assembly protein TadG-related protein, with protein MKARRSPRRQRGAMIITAALLLLFLLGFMGIALDFGHLFIVRTELQTAVDSCALAAARELDKSSSAITRGMSAGQTAGNANRVNMQSATWGGQGQIVATEITFRDASYAPTSVPTAAVYAQCVHSQPNIRMWLMQAIGAFSGDTAGNPATRSVAASAVATRASAQTACPIPVAAKPKPGNTAPNYGFVVGEWVTLIMAQNAATGGQIGWANLDGSNSASETEAELNGRCGAKVGDTIGTPGVQTSVADTWNYRFGIYKNSGDPSVDRPDYTGYAYTALNWPAKFNAYAGTPGAGADPTAQNFVTKRAAFASCADTGTKVKGANSCESITGLSLNSFQKLANPGNVAGGHMQYGLDRRFVTVPVIDGGNRVIDYLCMLMLQPLSIPMTDTQLEFLSNAGATGSPCTTGGLAGGSAGPLVPVLVR; from the coding sequence ATGAAAGCCCGCCGCTCCCCCCGCCGCCAGCGTGGCGCGATGATCATCACGGCCGCGCTGCTCCTGCTGTTCCTGCTCGGCTTCATGGGCATTGCGCTCGATTTCGGCCATTTGTTCATCGTCAGGACCGAGCTGCAGACGGCGGTCGACAGTTGCGCGCTGGCTGCGGCGCGCGAGCTCGATAAATCGAGCTCGGCGATCACGCGGGGCATGAGCGCCGGCCAGACGGCCGGCAACGCGAACCGGGTGAACATGCAGTCGGCCACCTGGGGCGGGCAAGGCCAGATCGTGGCCACTGAAATCACGTTCCGCGACGCTTCCTATGCGCCCACGAGCGTTCCCACCGCGGCCGTCTACGCGCAATGCGTGCACAGCCAGCCCAACATCAGAATGTGGCTGATGCAGGCCATCGGCGCCTTCTCGGGCGATACCGCCGGCAACCCCGCGACACGCAGCGTGGCGGCGAGCGCGGTCGCCACCCGCGCGAGCGCACAGACTGCATGCCCCATTCCGGTCGCAGCGAAGCCGAAGCCGGGCAACACGGCGCCGAACTACGGCTTTGTCGTCGGCGAATGGGTGACACTGATCATGGCGCAGAACGCTGCCACGGGCGGCCAGATCGGCTGGGCCAACCTCGACGGCAGCAACAGCGCCTCGGAAACCGAAGCCGAACTCAACGGCCGCTGTGGCGCCAAGGTGGGCGACACGATCGGCACCCCCGGCGTGCAGACCTCGGTGGCCGACACCTGGAACTATCGCTTCGGCATTTACAAGAACAGCGGCGATCCGAGCGTGGACAGGCCCGACTACACCGGCTATGCCTACACCGCGCTCAACTGGCCCGCGAAGTTCAATGCCTATGCCGGCACGCCAGGTGCTGGCGCAGATCCGACCGCCCAGAACTTCGTGACCAAGCGGGCCGCCTTTGCTTCCTGCGCCGACACCGGCACCAAGGTGAAGGGCGCGAACAGCTGCGAGTCGATCACCGGGCTGTCGCTCAACAGTTTCCAGAAGCTGGCCAATCCCGGCAACGTGGCCGGAGGCCACATGCAGTACGGCCTGGACCGCCGCTTCGTCACGGTGCCGGTCATCGACGGCGGCAACCGCGTGATCGACTACCTCTGCATGCTGATGCTGCAGCCGCTGAGCATTCCGATGACCGACACGCAGCTGGAATTCCTCAGCAACGCGGGAGCCACAGGCAGCCCCTGCACCACCGGCGGGCTGGCCGGTGGATCGGCAGGCCCGTTGGTTCCGGTCCTGGTGAGGTGA
- a CDS encoding Flp family type IVb pilin, which produces MFKTLLADEDGAQVVEYALIIAVISIALVIALQPGTISASIDAVLTRVADCLAGNGCA; this is translated from the coding sequence ATGTTCAAGACATTGCTGGCAGACGAGGACGGCGCCCAGGTGGTCGAGTACGCCTTGATCATTGCCGTCATTTCCATTGCGCTGGTGATCGCGCTGCAACCGGGGACGATCTCGGCGAGCATCGACGCCGTGCTCACCCGCGTGGCCGATTGCCTGGCCGGGAACGGTTGCGCGTGA
- a CDS encoding Flp family type IVb pilin encodes MNKFFQTIGQSASGLLRDEEGAQVVEYALIIAVVSIALVVALKALTANGGGFSTFITHVTNCLSGTSCP; translated from the coding sequence ATGAACAAGTTTTTCCAGACCATCGGTCAATCCGCGAGCGGATTGCTGCGCGACGAAGAAGGTGCTCAGGTCGTCGAGTACGCGCTGATCATCGCGGTCGTCTCGATTGCACTGGTCGTTGCCCTGAAGGCCCTCACGGCCAACGGCGGTGGGTTCTCCACCTTCATCACGCACGTGACCAACTGCCTGAGCGGGACCAGCTGCCCCTGA
- a CDS encoding type II and III secretion system protein family protein, with the protein MAAEVVATAPVTAAMPAATAAAAAAPAAARPAAAASGNASGSRRCTAIIPDDEPTYAVLGKSVVIPLKARAVRIVVSGQPQPQSQAPAPAAAPQGAAPVAAPPAARTDGVGDIEVTLLSPTDLFFRGRQAGSMNVVLQSADGTCHIKDVIVTIDPGALQAKLAELMPEERGIRVRSAERSIVLTGEVSDALKLDDVMNLASAYGAEGKKVVNLLRVGTSQQVMLEVKIAEVSKTLLDRLGARVGLARTGGGGANNYSLISNFLSAGGGLVQALRIGRTAVTIDGQKDDGLVRVLAEPNIMAISGQQASFLSGGKIFIPVAQTGGGTNGSTITLEEKEFGIGVKFMPTVLNGDRINLKMVSEVSDLSQTGSPFTTVGGVTSVLPSLTVRRADTTVQLNDGQSFVIAGLIKSNATEAIKRFPGLGEVPVMGALFRSTEFQNEQTELMFVITPRLVRPLAQSPRVPTDNHVLPSRAEVYLNGALESSTPAPAAPASETP; encoded by the coding sequence ATGGCCGCGGAGGTCGTGGCAACCGCCCCGGTCACGGCCGCCATGCCCGCCGCCACTGCCGCTGCCGCCGCCGCGCCCGCTGCGGCGCGACCCGCGGCCGCGGCCAGCGGCAATGCATCCGGCAGCCGGCGTTGCACCGCCATCATTCCGGACGACGAGCCGACCTATGCCGTGCTCGGCAAGTCGGTGGTCATTCCGTTGAAGGCGCGCGCGGTGCGCATCGTGGTCAGCGGCCAGCCGCAGCCCCAGAGCCAGGCGCCCGCGCCGGCGGCAGCCCCCCAGGGTGCGGCGCCCGTGGCGGCGCCACCCGCGGCCCGCACCGACGGCGTCGGCGACATCGAGGTCACGCTGCTGAGCCCGACCGACCTGTTCTTCCGCGGCCGGCAGGCCGGCTCGATGAACGTCGTGCTCCAGAGTGCCGACGGCACCTGCCACATCAAGGACGTGATCGTCACCATCGATCCCGGGGCGCTGCAGGCCAAGCTGGCCGAGCTGATGCCCGAGGAGCGCGGCATCCGCGTGCGCAGCGCCGAACGATCCATCGTGCTCACCGGCGAAGTCAGCGACGCGCTGAAGCTCGACGACGTGATGAACCTGGCCTCGGCCTACGGCGCCGAAGGCAAGAAGGTGGTGAACCTGCTGCGCGTCGGAACGTCCCAGCAGGTGATGCTCGAAGTGAAGATCGCCGAGGTCAGCAAGACCCTGCTCGACCGGCTGGGCGCACGCGTCGGCCTGGCGCGCACGGGTGGCGGGGGGGCGAACAACTACTCGCTCATCTCCAACTTCCTGAGCGCGGGCGGCGGGCTGGTCCAGGCGCTGCGCATCGGCCGCACCGCCGTGACCATCGACGGCCAGAAGGACGACGGGCTGGTGCGCGTTCTTGCAGAGCCCAACATCATGGCCATCAGCGGCCAGCAGGCCAGCTTCCTGTCGGGCGGCAAGATCTTCATTCCAGTGGCGCAAACCGGTGGCGGCACCAACGGAAGCACCATCACGCTGGAAGAGAAGGAGTTCGGCATCGGCGTGAAGTTCATGCCGACCGTGCTCAACGGCGACCGCATCAACCTCAAGATGGTGTCGGAGGTGTCGGACCTGTCGCAGACCGGCTCGCCCTTCACCACGGTCGGGGGCGTGACGTCCGTGCTGCCGTCGCTCACGGTGCGGCGTGCCGACACCACGGTGCAGCTCAACGACGGCCAGAGCTTTGTCATCGCAGGGCTCATCAAGAGCAACGCGACGGAGGCGATCAAGCGTTTCCCGGGGCTCGGCGAAGTGCCGGTGATGGGCGCGCTGTTCCGCAGCACCGAGTTCCAGAACGAGCAGACCGAGCTGATGTTCGTCATCACGCCGCGCCTGGTGCGTCCGCTGGCCCAGTCGCCGCGCGTGCCGACCGACAACCACGTCCTGCCCAGCCGCGCCGAGGTCTACCTCAACGGGGCCCTCGAAAGCAGCACCCCGGCCCCGGCCGCCCCGGCCAGCGAAACCCCGTGA
- the cpaB gene encoding Flp pilus assembly protein CpaB, whose amino-acid sequence MKNIKAIGLIFLALLFGLAAAVYATGWISRQSGIASNKVVVAAVDIDLGSRVNAQMLSTVDWPSGSIPNGAFSDIKALNDRVVKVGVLRGEALMEGKLAPVGTQGGLSAVIASGKRAMTVRVNDVVGVAGFALPGNYVDVMVNAQQDKGRGEDALQISKTVLEKVLVLAVAQEANRDDTKPKVVSAVTLELSLEDSEKLDLARSVGTLSLVLRNQMDKTTVATLGITKGQLFGDKKDIVPVSTAAPVRPRMQRAAPAAQRSSECVEVIQSASRSVTCF is encoded by the coding sequence ATGAAGAACATCAAGGCGATCGGGCTGATCTTTCTGGCCCTGCTGTTCGGGCTGGCGGCCGCGGTTTACGCGACCGGCTGGATCTCCCGGCAAAGCGGCATCGCGTCCAACAAGGTCGTGGTGGCCGCCGTCGACATCGACCTGGGCAGCCGCGTCAACGCGCAGATGCTGTCCACGGTCGACTGGCCCAGCGGCTCGATACCGAACGGCGCTTTCAGCGACATCAAGGCGCTGAACGACCGCGTGGTGAAGGTCGGCGTGCTGCGCGGCGAAGCGCTCATGGAGGGCAAGCTGGCGCCGGTGGGCACGCAGGGCGGGCTGTCGGCGGTGATCGCCAGCGGCAAGCGGGCCATGACGGTGCGCGTCAACGACGTCGTCGGCGTCGCCGGCTTCGCGCTGCCGGGCAACTACGTCGACGTGATGGTCAACGCCCAGCAGGACAAGGGACGCGGCGAAGACGCGCTGCAGATCAGCAAGACCGTGCTCGAGAAAGTGCTGGTGCTGGCCGTGGCCCAGGAGGCCAACCGCGACGATACCAAGCCGAAGGTCGTGAGCGCTGTGACGCTCGAGCTCTCGCTCGAAGACTCCGAGAAGCTCGACCTGGCACGCAGCGTGGGCACCCTGTCGCTGGTGCTTCGCAACCAGATGGACAAGACCACCGTGGCCACCCTGGGCATCACCAAGGGGCAGTTGTTCGGCGATAAGAAGGACATCGTGCCGGTCTCGACCGCGGCACCGGTCCGCCCGCGTATGCAGCGTGCGGCGCCCGCCGCCCAGCGGTCTTCCGAATGCGTGGAGGTGATCCAGAGCGCCTCCCGTTCGGTCACCTGTTTCTGA
- a CDS encoding A24 family peptidase: MQEFNAVLELLAMLATDVRMLALFALLGVAAVSDWRSYRIPNWLTFGGAFFALIYGTMAARTPSSGALAAFGGLGVGFAAMLPFYALGIMGAGDVKLMAMTGAFLGPQQTLMAVLFTFIAGGVAALAFAIHRRRLVHMLGNVKTAAQGMFISSIVGVRPDGRLQAGQSVGKLPYGLCIAAGTVVQVLAHQLGFV, encoded by the coding sequence ATGCAGGAATTCAACGCTGTCCTGGAACTGCTCGCGATGCTGGCGACCGACGTGCGCATGCTGGCGCTCTTCGCGCTGCTCGGCGTGGCGGCTGTCAGCGACTGGCGCTCCTACCGCATTCCCAACTGGCTGACTTTCGGTGGCGCGTTCTTCGCCCTCATCTACGGGACGATGGCGGCACGCACGCCGTCATCCGGTGCACTCGCCGCCTTCGGTGGCCTGGGCGTGGGCTTCGCCGCGATGCTGCCGTTCTATGCGCTGGGGATCATGGGTGCGGGCGACGTCAAGCTGATGGCGATGACCGGGGCCTTCCTCGGGCCCCAGCAGACGCTGATGGCCGTGCTCTTCACTTTCATTGCGGGCGGTGTCGCGGCGCTGGCCTTCGCGATCCATCGCCGCCGCCTGGTCCACATGCTCGGCAACGTCAAGACCGCGGCGCAGGGCATGTTCATTTCCAGCATCGTGGGCGTGCGGCCCGACGGGCGCCTGCAGGCGGGCCAGTCCGTGGGCAAGTTGCCCTATGGCCTGTGCATTGCGGCGGGCACGGTGGTCCAAGTGCTGGCGCACCAGCTGGGCTTTGTCTAG
- a CDS encoding CaiB/BaiF CoA transferase family protein: MGQPADHAPLHGVRILDMATVLAAPFSATLCGDMGADVVKLELPGGGDPLRGLTPVHEGHPLFWKTANRGKKGISLDVRKPEGRALFLQLIAGFDVLVENFRTGTLDGWGLDIATLHAANPRLIVLRLTGFGQTGPYARRPGFARIFEAMSGFTHLTGEPGGPPQHMNYPLGDVVAGLFGAFAISTALAERNALPRDQQRGAEIDLSATEAMSRLLDPLAAEHRIGGVVRERTGSRATYTAPSNVFRALDGVWFTLVGTGGPIFARICRAIDREDLLTDVRFADNAARIRHLEALDRIIADWCSSLPFAELAVRLDREDVPYSKVYSIADLQADPHMQARGAFIDVPDEQFGTVPAPAAVPRFVGREGVRPAGTGPRTGQHNVEVYGELGLGEAQLEALREAQVI; encoded by the coding sequence ATGGGCCAGCCTGCCGACCACGCCCCCCTGCATGGGGTGCGCATCCTCGACATGGCGACCGTGCTCGCGGCGCCGTTCTCGGCCACGCTGTGCGGCGACATGGGCGCCGACGTCGTCAAGCTCGAACTGCCGGGCGGCGGCGATCCGCTGCGCGGGCTGACGCCGGTGCACGAAGGCCATCCGCTGTTCTGGAAGACCGCCAACCGCGGCAAGAAGGGCATCTCGCTGGACGTGCGCAAGCCCGAGGGCCGCGCGCTGTTCCTGCAGCTCATCGCCGGCTTCGATGTGCTGGTGGAAAACTTCCGCACCGGCACGCTCGACGGCTGGGGCCTGGACATCGCCACGCTGCATGCGGCCAACCCGCGCCTCATCGTGCTGCGCCTCACGGGCTTCGGCCAGACCGGCCCCTATGCGCGCCGGCCGGGCTTTGCCCGCATCTTCGAAGCGATGAGCGGCTTCACGCACCTGACCGGCGAACCCGGCGGCCCGCCGCAGCACATGAACTACCCGCTGGGCGATGTGGTGGCTGGGTTGTTCGGCGCCTTCGCCATCAGCACCGCGCTGGCCGAGCGCAACGCATTGCCGCGCGATCAGCAGCGGGGCGCCGAGATCGACTTGTCGGCCACGGAGGCGATGTCGCGCCTGCTCGATCCGCTGGCGGCCGAGCACCGCATCGGCGGCGTGGTGCGCGAGCGCACCGGCTCGCGCGCCACCTACACCGCGCCTTCCAATGTGTTCCGCGCGCTCGACGGCGTGTGGTTCACGCTGGTGGGCACGGGCGGGCCGATCTTCGCGCGCATCTGCCGCGCGATCGATCGCGAAGACCTGCTCACCGACGTTCGCTTTGCCGACAACGCCGCGCGCATCCGTCACCTCGAAGCGCTCGACCGCATCATTGCCGACTGGTGCAGCAGCCTCCCGTTCGCGGAACTGGCCGTGCGGCTGGACCGCGAAGACGTGCCCTACAGCAAGGTGTATTCGATTGCCGACCTGCAGGCCGACCCGCACATGCAGGCACGCGGCGCCTTCATCGACGTGCCCGACGAGCAGTTCGGCACGGTGCCTGCACCGGCGGCGGTGCCGCGCTTCGTGGGGCGCGAAGGCGTGCGACCGGCTGGCACCGGGCCGCGCACGGGGCAGCACAACGTCGAGGTGTATGGCGAGCTGGGCCTGGGCGAGGCGCAGCTCGAAGCACTGCGTGAAGCGCAGGTGATCTGA
- a CDS encoding Bug family tripartite tricarboxylate transporter substrate binding protein, producing the protein MTSLTKTLSHLAAGLALSLAGSLAVAAFPDRPVKLVVPFPAGGSTDLVAREVALELGHALGQPVIVENKPGAGSLIGSEQVAKSAPDGYTLLMAGLTNIFLPYVHKGLNWNPVDDFVPVGLVADLPNVIAVNAKTPYQKLPELIAADKAKPGQLAFGSAGPSTPSHLVCEMINHQAGIKMQHVPYKGNAPAVNDLIAGHIPVMCNNLGGTLPYMSSGQIRILAQTGRTRSPSAPDVPTFSELGLQGFDSGLWVGIVAPKGTPDAVMRPLRAALAKALPAVKDKLAKLGAAALDPSLPAYGQRIAADRKLWDPVLKRVDLKGN; encoded by the coding sequence ATGACGTCCTTGACCAAGACACTTTCGCACCTGGCCGCAGGCCTTGCGCTCAGCCTGGCCGGCTCGCTGGCCGTGGCTGCTTTCCCCGACCGCCCCGTGAAGCTGGTGGTGCCTTTCCCCGCCGGCGGCAGCACCGACCTGGTGGCGCGCGAGGTGGCGCTGGAACTGGGCCATGCGCTGGGCCAGCCGGTCATCGTGGAGAACAAGCCCGGCGCCGGCAGCCTCATCGGCTCGGAGCAAGTGGCCAAGTCCGCGCCCGACGGCTACACGCTGCTCATGGCGGGCCTGACCAACATCTTCCTGCCCTACGTGCACAAGGGGCTCAACTGGAACCCGGTGGACGACTTCGTGCCCGTGGGCCTGGTGGCCGACCTGCCCAACGTGATCGCGGTCAACGCGAAGACGCCGTACCAGAAGCTGCCCGAGCTCATCGCCGCCGACAAGGCCAAGCCGGGCCAACTCGCCTTCGGCTCGGCGGGCCCGAGCACGCCGTCGCACCTGGTGTGCGAAATGATCAACCACCAGGCCGGCATCAAGATGCAGCACGTGCCCTACAAGGGGAACGCGCCGGCGGTGAACGACCTGATCGCCGGCCACATCCCGGTGATGTGCAACAACCTCGGCGGCACGCTGCCCTACATGAGCAGCGGGCAGATCCGCATCCTGGCGCAGACCGGCCGCACGCGCTCGCCTTCGGCGCCCGACGTGCCCACCTTCTCCGAGCTGGGCCTGCAGGGCTTCGACAGTGGCCTGTGGGTGGGCATCGTTGCGCCCAAGGGCACGCCCGATGCGGTGATGCGTCCGCTGCGCGCAGCGCTGGCCAAGGCCTTGCCGGCGGTGAAGGACAAGTTGGCCAAGCTGGGCGCGGCCGCGCTCGATCCGTCGCTGCCCGCCTACGGCCAACGCATCGCCGCCGATCGCAAGTTATGGGACCCCGTGCTCAAGCGCGTCGACCTGAAGGGCAACTGA
- a CDS encoding acyl-CoA dehydrogenase family protein, with protein MNVRVDLPARVRDFVEQHCIPLESNAHVHDPLALDAALSQLRPVARELGLYLPQMPAEEGGLGLSWVERAAVFEEAGRSYLGPAALNCAAPDQPNMISLLRRGTPAQQQRYLRPLAEGRIRSCFAMTEPAPGAGSDPSMLRTTARREGDGWVIDGHKWFITGAVGAAFCIVLAQTDEGSTQFIVDMDNPGLALVRAIKAIDPFAVGGHGELRFTACRVSGDAVLGEVGSGFAEAQQRLEPARLSHCLRLMGRARRALEIAQAYVCERTSFGDRLADLQQIQAMVADCHIDLHASRLMSLDCARRMDEGSSVKTESAMTKVFVSEALNRVADRAAQMCGALGMSEDAPIALIVRELRPFRIYDGASELHRATLGRRFLTH; from the coding sequence ATGAACGTGCGCGTCGACCTTCCGGCACGGGTGCGCGACTTCGTCGAGCAGCACTGCATTCCGCTCGAATCGAACGCCCATGTGCACGACCCGCTGGCGCTGGACGCCGCGCTGTCGCAGCTGCGCCCGGTCGCGCGCGAGCTGGGGCTGTACCTGCCGCAGATGCCGGCGGAGGAGGGCGGGCTGGGCCTGTCGTGGGTCGAGCGCGCGGCGGTGTTCGAGGAGGCCGGGCGCAGCTACCTCGGTCCGGCCGCGTTGAACTGCGCGGCGCCCGACCAGCCCAACATGATCAGCCTGCTGCGCCGGGGCACGCCCGCGCAGCAACAGCGCTACCTGCGCCCGCTGGCCGAGGGCCGCATCCGCTCCTGCTTCGCGATGACCGAACCGGCCCCCGGCGCGGGCTCCGATCCGTCGATGCTTCGCACCACCGCGCGGCGCGAGGGTGACGGGTGGGTCATCGACGGCCACAAGTGGTTCATCACCGGCGCGGTGGGCGCGGCCTTCTGCATCGTGCTGGCGCAGACGGACGAGGGCTCCACGCAGTTCATCGTCGACATGGACAACCCGGGCCTTGCGCTGGTGCGCGCCATCAAGGCCATCGACCCGTTCGCCGTCGGCGGTCACGGCGAGCTGCGTTTCACGGCCTGCCGAGTGAGTGGCGACGCGGTGCTCGGCGAGGTGGGCTCGGGCTTCGCCGAGGCGCAGCAGCGGCTGGAGCCTGCGCGCCTGTCGCACTGCCTGCGGCTCATGGGCCGTGCGCGGCGCGCGCTCGAGATCGCGCAGGCCTACGTGTGCGAGCGCACGTCCTTCGGCGATCGGCTGGCCGATCTGCAGCAGATCCAGGCGATGGTGGCCGACTGCCACATCGACCTGCATGCCAGCCGCCTCATGAGCCTGGACTGCGCGCGCCGCATGGACGAGGGCTCGTCGGTGAAGACCGAGTCGGCGATGACGAAGGTCTTCGTGTCCGAAGCCCTGAACCGCGTGGCCGACCGCGCGGCGCAAATGTGCGGTGCACTGGGCATGTCCGAAGACGCGCCCATCGCCCTCATCGTGCGCGAGCTGCGGCCGTTCCGCATCTACGACGGCGCTTCCGAGCTGCACCGCGCCACGCTCGGCCGCCGCTTCCTCACTCACTGA